From Vanrija pseudolonga chromosome 1, complete sequence, a single genomic window includes:
- the ro-3 gene encoding Dynactin, isoform, with protein MTTPEISLGTRVQVTAGIGTVRWTGTNPAFATGNWVGIELDGKTGKNNGSVQGESYFECEPGYGVFVRKSTVKLAEPAAAAPTPKTPRPSSTTKLTSSPSAPASRVVSSTPSRASTPGSKATPRPSLPGATRTVPRSSTATTTTTPPRSGAAPVTAARRATLAGRPAARVSTIGATSAPQRASTASTPISASPMPPSSLRPSSASLSAASASRGPTPSREPGSMPPPAVPAPRASMLPPPSPARSVAPSPSRTSTLPPSSPARSVAPSPSRSAMPPPPVPATPKRSSRASSLVGASPRGSIVPPASPRLSTIPPVSPSPRVPKVTPIVPPPLETTGPVGIVAVQTPSSPAVSVASLRAESPASALGTETERDNASLRTATSPTASTVTLGLGVPSPRVARGTHGRQLSTSSSAGAPPAPDVEMVALISSQKREIDDFKIKVRLLESRRTEDQERIKTLEKKATDADQLQAIRAKLQTKFQEQQSVLVNAQRVARDLQSDNARLESRAAEALDQLEMATLDREVAEEKAEAAEADNERLAERIAELELEVALVKEENAEYEKPVLGLEGERSSLAYVQLEKHNERLKEALIRLRDMTSESEKEHRTKITDLEKELSSREDVNSRLELAESKLSSSEAQVEDLKQQLDDALHAEDLLVELTERNLQMSERLEEMRVTIEDLEALKELNDELEENHVETEKQLDEEIALLSLQLREERSRSGELESIVADMETTIGQFRELVAGLQSEIDGLRVQQATQEHQSATASKESQALLNLNLKLQSSAAKTQVKTLDVELKKLEAAQLADHLNIVQAYLPDPYLESEVDSTTALLFFNRVAAKIDMLANAVSQMHGLPAALQDVHSERLVGVCELRGKLRQFATLNRRFAAVMRRTDPEDYVSFGRVVPEVAGVEGKVDAWIGLVKSEEFNEGDCVRELDSLLSQFNHLAEVVFQRPGLDACEHQLSLAYTFEDDLDNFAAAVGYVRHAIQSFISEDGKMEFVARNADVSDVEVDLGDSTLEEAVYQPVQDVLDQVRSVKVSAGKLSAVLEEAVRAQVALLPEYTVSLSELVTSISNAVDIALRLAQRIATHIGSLRSSKGQLRLADIQTFLTEVTAPVGAAELAPWDIIGHFITRLVMDLDNALPKFRNAAKSGQTIDLETPAPWLARVVAIKEAAQYNAEAERKVSRLSEELKDMLREVKIRDQTLQESGVKVETLERRLEASRKQADMILELENDIAKAKKQEKVYEDAIEALQAEQDSLEAENARLRKNGGGDGTAAPGDALVGVSVSGVEAGHLVDQIENLKSALRFLRAENSLLKSKDLFNDIASLSPLRTASLEPVPKLIKSTESDSEDDADLPVTPRAHTGVTRPDARLALDTESKKLLKEVASFTAVPRIVDISGLGANGPAWRSRRNSPQAQLRRFAADRHALERKVESLADRVAALRRL; from the exons ATGACCACGCCCGAGATATCTCTGGGCACACGAGTCCAGGTCACCGCCGGCATCGGCACCGTGCGGTGGACTGGCACCAACCCCGCCTTTGCCACTGGCAATTGGGTCGGCATCGAGCT CGACGGCAAGACGGGAAAGAACAATGGCTCGGTGCAGGGCGAGTCGTACTTTGAGTGCGAGCCAGGCTACGGCGTCTTCGTGCGCAAGAGCACCGTCAAGCTAGCAGagccggcagcagcggcgccgaccccgaaGACG CCCCGCCCGTCGTCCACGACAAAATTGACTtcatcgccgagcgcgccagcgtcgcgcgtcgtATCGTCGACGCCCAGCCGCGCGTCGACACCAGGCTCGAAGGCTACCCCGCGCCCGAGCTTGCCCGGCGCCACGCGGACCGTACcccgctcctcgacggcgacgacgacgacaacgccgccgaggtcgggtGCCGCGCCAGTAACGGCTGCCAGGCGCGCAACCCTCGCCGgacggccagcggcgcgcgtgAGCACCATTGgtgccacctcggcgccgcagcgcgcctCGACAGCATCGACGCCCATCTCGGCCAGTCCGATGCCACCGAGCTCGCTCCGCCCTTCCTCTGCGTCgctgtccgccgcgtcggcgtctcgCGGCCCCACACCGTCCCGTGAACCAGGAAGCATGCCCCCGCCAGCTGTTCCTGCACCCAGGGCGTCCATGCTGcctccgccgtcgccggcgcggagtgtcgctccctcgccgtcgaggacgtccacgctccctccctcctccccggcgcgcagcgtgGCTCCCTcaccgtcgaggtcggccatGCCCCCGCCTCCCGTGCCTGCTACACCTAAGCGCTCGTCCCGTGCCTCATCGCTCGTGGGCGCCTCACCGCGTGGGTCCATCGTGCCTCCTGCTTCGCCACGCTTGTCTACTATCCCGCCCGTCTCGCCTTCGCCCCGCGTGCCCAAGGTCACGCCTATAGTTCCACCGCCTCTGGAGACAACAGGACCAGTCGGTATCGTGGCTGTTCagacgccgtcgtcacccGCCGTTTCTGTCGCGTCTTTGAGGGCCGAGTCGCCGGCTTCGGCACTCGGTACCGAGACGGAGCGCGATAATGCGTCGCTCCGAACTGCCACCTCGCCTACTGCTTCAACAGTTACGCTTGGCCTTGGTGTTCCGTCCCCGCGCGTTGCTCGCGGCACTCACGGGCGGCAGCTCTCTACATCATCGAGTGCTGGTGCCCCCCCTGCACCCGACGTGGAAATGGTTGCACTCATCTCGTCGCAGAAGCGTGAGATTGACGATTTTAAGATCAAGGTCAGGCTTCTGGAGTCTCGGCGAACAGAGGACCAGGAGCGGATAAAGACTTTGGAGAAGAAGGCTACCGATGCCGACCAGCTCCAGGCCATTCGTGCCAAGTTGCAAA CCAAATTCCAGGAACAGCAGTCGGTCTTGGTGAACGCCCAGCGTGTGGCGCGGGATCTGCAGTCTGACAATGCCCGCCTCGAGTCCCGGGCTGCTGAGGCACTAGACCAGCTCGAGATGGCTACCCTCGATCGCGAGGTAGCGGAagagaaggccgaggctgcaGAGGCAGACAATGAGCGCTTGGCAGAGCGGATCGCCGAGTTGGAactcgaggtcgccctcgtcaaggaggagaatG CCGAGTATGAGAAGCCCGTCCTTGGTCTCGAAGGTGAACGTTCATCACTCGCCTACGTTCAGCTGGAGAAGCACAACGAGAGGCTCAAGGAAGCGCTCATCAGGCTGCGTGACATGACCTCCGAGTCGGAGAAGGAGCACCGCACCAAGATTACAGACCTTGAGAAGGAGCTCAGCTCGCGCGAGGACGTCAacagccgcctcgagctcgccgagtccAAGCTCAGCAGCTCCGAGGCTCAGGTCGAGGATCTCAAGCAGCAGCTGGACGACGCGTTGCACGCGGAAGATCTTCTTGTTGAGCTCACGGAGCGCAACCTCCAGATGTCGGAGCGCCTGGAGGAGATGCGTGTCACCATTGAAGAtctcgaggcgctcaaggagctcaatGATGAGCTGGAGGAAAACCACGTTGAGACAGagaagcagctcgacgaggagattgctCTGTTGTCATTGCAGCTCCGCGAGGAGCGCTCCAGATCAGGTGAACTTGAGTCCATCGTGGCCGATATGGAGACGACGATCGGCCAGTTCCGCGAGCTTGTGGCGGGTCTCCAAAG TGAGATTGACGGTCTGCGTGTCCAGCAAGCAACGCAGGAGCACCAGTCCGCAACTGCCAGCAAGGAGTCGCAAGCCCTCCTTAACCTCAACCTCAAGCTGCAgtcctcggcggccaagACCCAGgtcaagacgctcgacgtcgagctcaagaagctgGAAGCTGCGCAGCTGGCAGACCACTTGAACATTGTGCAAGCGTACCTACCAGACCCCTACCTCGAGAGCGAAGTGgactcgacgaccgcgcTGCTGTTCTTCAACCGTGTGGCCGCCAAGATCGACatgctcgccaacgccgtctCGCAGATGCATGGGCTCCCCGCTGCCCTCCAGGATGTCCATTCAGAGCGTCTTGTGGGTGTCTGTGAGCTGCGTGGCAAGCTGCGCCAGTTCGCGACCCTCAACCGTCGTTTCGCGGCGGTCATGCGCCgcaccgaccccgaggaTTATGTGTCGTTTGGCCGAGTCGTTcccgaggtcgccggcgtTGAGGGCAAGGTCGATGCCTGGATTGGGCTGGTCAAGTCTGAAGAGTTCAACGAAGGTGACTGCGTGAGAGAACTGGACAGCTTGCTATCGCAGTtcaaccacctcgccgaggtcgtcttCCAGAGACCAGGGCTCGATGCGTGCGAGCACCAGCTGTCGCTGGCGTACACGTTTGAGGACGACCTAGACAActttgcggcggcggtcggtTATGTGCGCCATGCGATCCAGTCCTTCATCAGCGAAGATGGTAAGATGGAGTTCGTTGCAAGGAACGCTGACGTTTCAGACGTTGAAGTGGATCTTGGAGACTCGACTTTGGAGGAGGCCGTGTACCAGCCAGTGCAGGACGTTCTTGACCAGGTCCGCTCGGTCAAGGTGTCTGCCGGCAAGCTCTCGGCGGTACTGGAGGAGGCAGTCCGCGCACAAGTGGCCCTTCTGCCCGAGTACACCGTGTCGCTGAGCGAGCTGGTCACGTCCATCTccaacgccgtcgacatcgcCTTGCGGCTGGCTCAGCGTATCGCGACGCACATCGGGTCGCTGCGTTCCTCCAAAGGGCAGCTGCGCCTTGCTGATATCCAAACCTTTCTCACCGAGGTCACTGCGCCAGTCGgagcggccgagctcgccccgTGGGACATTATCGGCCACTTCATCACTCGCCTCGTCATGGACCTCGACAATGCCCTGCCCAAGTTCCGCAATGCAGCCAAGTCGGGCCAGACTATTGACC TCGAAACACCTGCCCCATGGCTTGCTCGTGTCGTCGCTATCAAGGAGGCTGCGCAGTACAAtgccgaagccgagcgaAAGGTGTCACGCCTGtccgaggagctcaaggacatGTTGCGCGAGGTCAAGATCCGCGATCAGACCCTGCAAGAATCTggcgtcaaggtcgagaCTCTTGAGCGGCGTCTGGAAGCGTCGCGCAAGCAGGCCGACATgatcctcgagctcgaaaacgacattgccaaggccaagaagcagGAGAAGGTGTACGAAGACGCGATTGAGGCGCTGCAGGCAGAGCAGGACTCGCTCGAAGCGGAGAATGCGCGGCTGCGGAAGAATGGTGGCGGTGATGGCACCGCTGCACCGGGCGAcgctctcgtcggcgtcagcgtcagcggggtcgaggccggccaCCTGGTCGACCAGATCGAGAACCTCAAGAGTGCCCTCCGCTTCCTACGGGCGGAGAACTCCCTGCTCAAGTCCAAAGATTTGTTCAACGACATTGCATCGCTGTCGCCTCTCCGCACGGCCTCGCTGGAGCCGGTTCCCAAGCTCATCAAGAGCACCGagagcgacagcgaggacgacgcggacCTGCCcgtcacgccgcgcgcccacaCGGGTGTCACGCGTCCCGACGCGCGCTTGGCACTCGACACCGAGTCCAAGAAGCTGCTGAAGGAAGTCGCCAGCTTCACCGCCGTGCCACGCATCGTCGACATCTCGGGGCTTGGCGCCAACGGCCCAGCGTGGCGCAGCCGCCGGAACTCGCCCCAGGCGCAACTACGCCGCTTCGCGGCAGACCggcacgccctcgagcgcaagGTCGAGAGCCTGGCGGACCGGGTGGCCGCTCTGCGACGCCTGTGA
- the CND02370 gene encoding Eukaryotic translation initiation factor 3 subunit K, with product MAATHAPVPPKTLKEWHTPSTRTEVIHELIHGVDRYNPSNLPFMEEYLTQQVQTGTYDLLANLAILKLYQFNPQLSNPDIIINILIKALSATVHGPDFGVCLALLREPAAILHDIDSEDESFIATVPFLQSLHELIRTCQFTKFWSEFNGSSDAAKLLRTNPNYFPQHGDIVDTFRTLFATSIAASFRRVRLSQLARWLSLKDAEVAAWAKTAGWEIDGDVAVVPKNGDNDVKAGVVKENVELKQLTKLVASAAV from the exons ATGGCGGCCACCCACGCTCCCGTCCCCCCCAAGACCCTCAAGGAGTGGCACACGCCATCGACCCGCACCGAGGTTATCCACGAGCTGATccacggcgtcg ACCGCTACAACCCCTCCAACCTCCCCTTCATGGAGGAGTACCTCACGCAGCAGGTCCAGACGGGAACgtacgacctgctcgccaaCCTTGCCATCCTCAAGCT cTACCAGTTCAACCCCCAGCTGAGCAACCCcgacatcatcatcaacATCCTCATCAAGGCTCTCTCGGCCACGGTCCACGGCCCAGACTTTGGTGtctgcctcgcgctcctccggGAACCGGCC GCCATCCTGCACGACATTGACTCGGAGGACGAGTCGTTCATCGCCACCGTGCCCTTCCTGCAGAGCTTGCACGAGCTCATCAGGACATGTCAGTTCACCAAGTTCTGGTCCGAGTTCAACGGCTCGTCGGACGCCGCCAAGC TGCTCCGCACCAACCCCAACTACTTCCCCCAGCacggcgacattgtcgacacGTTCCGCACGCTGTTCGCGACGTCGATCGCCGCGTCGTTCCGCCGCGTCCGCTTGAGCCAGCTCGCACGCTGGCTCAGcctcaaggacgccgaggtggccgcgtGGGCCAAGACGGCCGGCTGGGAGATTGACGGCGACGTTGCTGTTGTCCCCAAGaacggcgacaacgacgtcAAGGCCGGTGTCGTCAAGGAGAACGTGGAGTTGAAGC AGCTCACCAAGCTGGTCGCTTCCGCTGCTGTCTAG
- the MZM1 gene encoding Mitochondrial zinc maintenance protein 1, mitochondrial, producing MSAFPQALKPAARSAYRAVLRASRQTFHADPARHSAMVTTARGVFASPTLTGDKPPPPPLEGPAPDLSSEAELAKRIQEWNEVALFLRRNVVQGRLDESSGTYKLRVTHDTEIGDNEDIKKPAVLPVTPFPNRGKRRRGQAAQEQPKCGEA from the exons ATGTCGGCCTTCCCGCAAGCCCTGAAACCCGCAGCGAGGTCAGCCTACCGCGCCGtcctgcgcgcgtcgcggcaAACGTTccacgccgaccccgcgcgcCACTCGGCAATGGTGACCACCGCGCGGGGCGTGTTCGCCAGCCCGACATTGACGGGGGACAagccgccccctccgccgctcGAGGGCCCGGCGCCCGACCTgtcgagcgaggccgagctcgccaagcggATCCAGGAGTGGAATGAGGTCGCGCTGTTCTTGCGGCGGAACGTCGTGCAGGGCCGGCTTGACGAGAGCTCTGGCACATACA AGCTCCGCGTCACGCACGACACCGAGATTGGCGACAACGAGGATATCAAGAAGCCCGCGGTCCTGCCCGTCACGCCGTTCCCCAACCGCGGCAAGCGGAGGCGGGGGCAGGCCGCCCAGGAGCAGCCCAAGTGCGGCGAGGCGTGA
- the rnf157 gene encoding E3 ubiquitin ligase produces MAAIALSQWYSNSSTGGPVARQRTRSTSMLVPAGRMSVYYPAVQQTVVVDAGLPAGGTTEAKDDTKTRRRETIFGPDVGDDDQPGWTTPEEGNKVSVDVVKRWVDRAKSEEGLHATTTLQALVNLKRPTLLLQQLPVPQTRDESADVTPTGPTPPLHLLKFNYDAMTPKVSITLSVHQPLPAAATSSSEHVAPEPPRVIYSGLHPGGFNQTFQLPPTAALDLTSAIAPTPPAAPADDNDDDKSIKPTGDGEGNTAPGRDSHSEETSRSSVDRNHQHSSTTPDLAVIPELPSTSAEAAAAAEREERPPRRFGIFPRRSRPADVESGDIELANAQASAPATPGEDIQEKPEEPKVEEPEYGMRLLIRIEAAGPEGQTLRRRNAQLTHILISGMWVPDAGSTPQEGPGKRVWVIKVVRREALIGSHSFLLKEIYGLSSSSTSSEPASYPPTAADPYASTPNECIVCLTSPRDVVLLPCRHLVVCRDCAVGMVEFGAGGRVARREEPAADAATTGQGAAAETTVIEGGAAAAPAPAPAPAPRRKKKAKGWYCPVCRQPYTSLLRLALPASKAPATPDEDATKPPTRAPSIRSVRTTRSTRSVAPTLPPGAEEMLARLPPGSEHAHAHDHDHDDEDDEEEEEVPEAERPQFVEQPPKSDIDAAERGEAPHVDAAVPVAEVPVAAPVDAPAAEAAVAATPATAPLPETHVADVAHTAVGAADADATPAPKQA; encoded by the exons ATGGCTGCGATCGCTTTGAGCCAGTGGTACTCGAACTCGAG CACCGGCGggcccgtcgcgcgccagcgcacCCGCTCAACATCCATGCTCGTCCCCGCCGGCCGCATGTCAGTCTACTACCCCGCCGTGCAGCAGactgttgtcgtcgacgccggacTCCCAGCCGGAGGCACtaccgaggccaaggacgacaCCAAGACGCGCCGCAGAGAGACCATCTTCGGGCCTgatgtcggcgacgacgaccagcccGGCTGGACCACGCCAGAGGAGGGCAACAAGGTGTCGGTTGACGTTGTCAAGCGTTGGGTCGACCGCGCAAAGAGTGAAGAG GGCCTCCATGCCACTACCACGCTGCAAGCACTCGTCAACCTCAAGCGCCCGACGCTTCTGCTTCAGCAACTTCCCGTCCCGCAGACTAGAGATGAGTCGGCCGACGTGACGCCCACCGGGCCTACCCCGCCGCTCCACCTCCTCAAGTTCAACTATGACGCCATGACCCCCAAGGTGTCCATCACGTTGTCGGTGCACCAGCCGctccctgctgctgcaacaTCGTCGTCtgagcacgtcgcgcccgagcccCCTCGCGTCATCTACTCGGGCCTCCACCCGGGGGGTTTCAACCAGACTTTCCAGCTGCCGCCGACCGCTGCGCTTGACCTCACGTCAGCCATCGCCCCAACGCCGCCTGCCGCACCCGCCGatgacaacgacgacgacaagtcgATCAAGCCGACCGGTGATGGCGAAGGTAACACGGCGCCTGGACGCGACAGCCACAGCGAGGAGACGAGCCGTTCCTCGGTCGACCGTAACCACCAGcactcgtcgaccacgcccGACCTTGCCGTCATCCCCGAGCTCCCCAGCACTtcggccgaggccgcggccgctgcaGAGCGTGAGGagcgcccacctcgccgatTCGGCATCTtcccccgccgctcccgtCCAGCCGATGTCGAAAGCGGCGACATTGAGCTTGCCAACGCGCAGGCCAGCGCACCCGCCACCCCGGGCGAGGACATTCAGGAGAAGCCCGAGGAGCCAAAGGTCGAAGAGCCAGAATACGGCATGCGTCTTCTGATCCGCATCGAGGCTGCCGGTCCCGAGGGCCAgactctgcgccgccgcaacGCGCAGCTCACGCACATCCTGATCAGCGGAATGTGGGTGCCAGACGCCGGCTCCACGCCACAGGAGGGCCCCGGAAAGCGCGTCTGGGTGATCAAGGTTGTCCGTCGCGAAGCATTG ATTGGCTCCCACTCGTTCCTGCTCAAGGAGATTTACGGcctgtcgtcgagctcgacctcgtcagAGCCCGCGTCATACcctcccaccgccgccgacccgtACGCGTCCACACCAAACGAGTGCATCGTGTGTCTCACGAGCCCTCGTGACGTTGTCCTCCTCCCCTGCAGGCATCTTGTCGTGTGCCGCGactgcgccgtcggcatgGTAGAGTTTGGTGCAGGTGGCAGagtggcgaggcgcgaggagccagccgccgacgctgcgaCAACCGGGCAAGGggctgccgccgagacgACGGTGATTGAGGGAGGTGCGGCTGCCGCTCCTGCCccagcaccggcaccagcaccgcgccgcaagaagaaggccaagggaTGGTACTGCCCCGTGTGTCGTCAGCCGTACACCTcgctgctccgcctcgcgctccctGCGTCCAAGGCGCCCGCGACGCCAGACGAGGACGCCACCAAGccgccgacccgcgcgcccaGTATCCGCTCGGTGCGCACTACACGCTCGACAAGAAGTGTCGCACCGACGCTGCCTCCTGGCGCTGAGGAGATGCTCGCGCGCCTTCCCCCAGGCTCGGagcacgcacacgcacacgaccacgaccacgacgacgaggacgatgaggaggaggaggaggtgcccGAGGCGGAGAGGCCGCAGTTTGTCGAGCAGCCACCAAAGAGCGATATTGATGCTGCTGAGCGTGGTGAGGCGCCACATGTCGACGCTGCTGTGCCCGTGGCCGAGGTCCCTGTCGCGGCCCCCGTCGACGCCCCTGCCGCGGaggccgctgtcgccgccacccccgccactgCGCCACTTCCCGAGACCCACGTCGCCGATGTCGCCCACActgccgtcggcgctgccgacgccgacgccaccccGGCACCAAAGCAGGCGTGA